The Paenibacillus sp. FSL R7-0345 DNA segment GCTAACCAAATGGCATGGCGGGCAGGGAGCCAGCGATGCGATCCGTTCCTATCTGGACAAATATGGAATGCGCTGCAGCGGAGAAATCGATCTGACCCGAACCCGCTGGAGCGATAAACCGTTAACTCTGGTCCCGGTGATTCTGAATCATATCAAGAGCTTTGAGCAAGGTGCCAGCCGGCGTAAGTTCGATCAGGGACTGCGGGAGGCGCTGAGTAAGGAGCAGGAGCTTCTGGAACAGTTGGAGCTTCTAGCAGATGGAGCACTTAAAGCCGCAGAAACGAAGCGGGTCATCGGACTGCTCCGCAGCTTCAGCGGTTACCGGGAATATCCGAAATACGGCATGATCAGCCGCTATTATATTTATAAGCAGGCACTGCTGAGAGAAGCCGGAGAGCTTGTGCAAGCAGGTATTATTCCGCATCCCGAGGACATCTTCTACCTTACTTTTGAAGAGCTGAGTGAAGCTGTCAGCACACGCCGGCTGGATTACGGAATCATCGGGAAACGAAAGGAAGACTACAGACTGTATGAAAAGCTGACTCCGCCGCGTGTCCTTACCTCTGACGGTGAACGGATTAACGGTGACTACAAGCGCACGGATCTTCCGGCTGATGCCATTGTCGGCCTTCCGGTTTCTTCAGGGGTGATAGAAGGACGGGCACGGGTCATCTTCAAGATGGAGCAGGCAGATCTGGAGGAGGGGGATATTCTGGTCACCCCGTTCACCGACCCCAGCTGGACACCCTTATTTGTATCTATCAAGGGTCTTGTCACTGAAGTTGGCGGACTGATGACACACGGGGCTGTTATCGCCCGCGAATACGGCCTGCCCGCCGTTGTCGGAGTGGACGGGGCCACCAGACGGATTAAAGACGGACAGATCATCCGCGTGCATGGAACAGAGGGGTATATCGAAATATTGTAACAAGCGTCACCTAGCGCTGACCCGGTTAACCAGATAAATGCCGATGGATACGAGCAGCAGCGCGGCCAGATTTTTCAGCTCCATAACCGTTTCTCCCAGCAGCAGCGCAGACAGCAGCGCCCCGAATACAGGAATAAGGAAGTTGTATACCGATACTTTTCCTACTTTGTTATATTTCAGCAGCATATTCCACAAGCAGAAAGCGGCAGACGACAGAATGACCAGATAAGCCAGGTAACCGGTGGATGCCAGGGTAAAATGTGTAACGCTGCCGCCAAGCAGCAGACCCAGCAGAATAAGCAGCAGTCCGCCGGTGAACAGGCTGGCGCCCGTCACGATCAGAACATCAATAGTCGCTGTTAACCGCTTGGCATAGATGGCAGTAATCGAAAAAATAAAGGCGGCCACAATAATGAAGCCCTCTCCCTTGAAGGAAAAGGACAGCTCCAGCAGGTTGCTCTGAAAGTTCACGATGATTACGCCGACGAAGCCCAGCAGACAGCCGATGATTTTATTTTTGCTCAGCTTATCATTCTTATAAAGGAAATGAGCCAGAACGACACTGAAAAAGGTGGCTGTGGCATTCATAATCGAGCCTTTGACCCCGGTAGTATGAGAGATTCCCACATAAAAAAACATATACTGCAGGCCTGTCTGTGCCAGGCCGAGTCCGCTCAGTCCAGCCAGCTGACGACCGGTTAGTTTAGGTTTTCCTTTACCCGTCAGGCTGAACAAGATCAGCAGCAGCAGACCGGCGAGAATAAACCGGTAACCGGCAAACACAAACTTGGAGGCTGTATCCTCCGGCATAATCCCGAAAGCTATGTAACCCAGCTTAATTGTAGGAAAAGCACTGGCCCACAGCAGACAGCATAGACTGGCGACCAGCGTTACAACTAACGGATCGCTGAATTTGGATATTCCTTTAGGTGTTCCTTGACTTAACGTTTGCTCTTTCACTTTCCTATTGCCCCTCACTTTAATTTTTGCCTGTATTCATTTTAATTCTTGTGGATATCCTCTGTGCCGCTCTCCAGGGCGGTTTTGTAATAATGGCATTTATGCTCGATGACTTCCATGGTCTTTTTGAGTTCCTCCATCTGGGCTTCGACTGAAGCCTTGCGTTCCAGAAACATATCATAGCGGATCTGCAGGGTGGCGTCCCCTTCGGAGCACCATTCAATAAAGTGTTTAATCTCCTTGATCGGCATTCCGGATGCCTTCAGACATTCAATGATTTTCAGCGAATCAAGGTCGGAATCTTTAAAAATCCGTTTACCGCCCGCAGTCCGCTCTAAAAAGGGCATAAGGCCCTCTTTGTCATAATACCTCAGGGTATGCGGGGTCAGATTAAAGTGCTTTGCTGCTTCGTTAATGGTATAGGTCTTCATTTTATGTCTCCTATGTTCAAATTACTTCTTGACTTAGAGTTAACTTTAAGTAATAACATAGGTTTTGTAAAGCCGGATAAGCCGGTAGCTTTTTACAGAAGCCTTAAAGCACGAACATAACCTAAACATTTCAGGAGGTTCACACTTATGATTCAAGTTAATGCACGCGCCACCTTTAATCCGGAGGGTCCGTTCAAGCTGACCACTATTGAGCGCCGGGAGCTTCAGCCGCATGATGTGCTGATCGAAATTAAATATGCCGGAATTTGTCACTCTGACATCCACACCGCCCGCGGGGAATGGGGACCGGTTAAATATCCGCTCGTTCCGGGGCATGAAATTGCCGGGATTGTCAGCCAGGTTGGATCGGACGTAACTAAATATGCAGTCGGCGACCGTGTAGGGGTTGGCTGTATGGTTGATTCCTGCGGAGAGTGCAGCAGCTGTCATAAAGGGGAAGAGCAATATTGCCTTCACGGAAATACAGGCACTTACGGAGCTACTGACCGTCATGGACACTATACCCAGGGCGGCTACTCCACACATATCGTTGTAACAGAAAATTTTGTTGTCCGTATTCCGGACAATATTCCGCTGGATGCTGCTGCACCGCTGCTCTGTGCAGGGATCACTACTTACTCGCCGCTGCGCCACTGGGAAGCCGGTCCCGGCAAAAAAGTAGCCGTAGTCGGACTCGGCGGACTTGGCCATATGGCAGTGAAAATCGCTCACGCTATGGGTGCTGAAGTTACTGTGCTGTCACAGTCCCTGAAGAAAAAAGAGGACGGCCTGAAGCTGGGGGCAGACCACTATTATGCTACAAGTGATGAAAATACCTTTAAAGAGCTCGCCGGCTCCTTCGACCTGATCATCAATACCGTAAGCGCACAGATTAACATCGATGCCTTCCTTTCGCTGCTGGCGCTGGATGGTACACTGGTTAATGTCGGCGCACCGGCAGATCCGCTGGCCGTTAACGCCTTCTCGCTGATCGGCCACCGCCGTTCGTTCGCCGGATCGATGATCGGCGGCATCCGTGAAACGCAGGAAATGCTTGATTTCTGCGCTGAACACAACATCGCCTCCGAGATCGAAGTCATTTCAGCAAGCCAGATTGATGAAGCCTGGGAACGCGTACTGGCTTCAGACGTCCGCTACCGGTTTGTAATCGACATCAGCACAATGGGACAGGCCTAATTGTATTTAGCATCCTAACCCTTGAAAAGTCTTACAACATCATACTATTAATGATCTGTAACACCTTCAGGAGCTTCCCGTTTCGCCTCAGGGCAGGGAGCATTCCGGAGGTGTTTTTTTGTTGTTGACCGGACCGGTATAGAGGAATATACTAGGCCCGAAAGCGAGACAGGACTTCTGCATAACGGGGAAGCCAGCTGACTGCTACCTTCGGGAGGATGCCCACTATGAGTGTCATTGAAATGAATATGCTGACCAAACATTACGGCAAGTCACGCGGCATTACGGATGTGAACCTGAGTGTCGAGGAAGGGGAGATTTTTGGCTTCATCGGGCCTAACGGGGCCGGCAAATCAACAGCCATCCGCACGCTGCTTGGTCTGATCTATCCGACCCGTGGAAGTGCCGCTATATTTGGCAAGAGCTGCACGGAGCATCCCGAAATCCGCATGGAGCTGGGCTATCTGCCGTCAGAAGTATTTTATTATGACAATATGAAGGTAATCGACCTGCTCAAATATTCAGCCAGCTTTTATAAGAAGGACTGCACGAAACGGATCTTCGAGCTGGCGGAGATAATGGATCTTGACCTGAAGAAGAAAATTGACGATCTCTCCTTTGGCAACAAAAAGAAGGTCGGGATCGTGCAAGGGCTGTTACATGAGCCGAAGCTGATCATCCTGGATGAGCCGACAAGCGGGCTTGATCCGCTGATGCAGCAGAAGTTCTTTGATCTGCTCGGGGAAGAGAACCGTAAAGGGGCGACGATCTTTTTTTCCTCACACATCCTCAGCGAGGTGCAGAAAATGTGCAGCCGGGTAGCTTTTATCAAAGAAGGGGAAATCATCAAGCTGGAGAAAATGAGCACACTGCAGGAGAACAGCTACAAAAAGATCAGCATCGAAGGCTTTTCCGGCATCAATAAGGAAGTGCTTGAGATGAGCGGAGTGAGTAAGCTGGAGATTAACGGTACTGAAGCTGCTTTTATATTTAAAGGGAATATCAATACCATTATGCAAAGGCTGGCAGCAATAGAGCTCCGTAACATTTCCATTGAGGAACCCGATCTGGAGGAAATCTTCATGCATTATTATGTGAAGGAGGAGTAAGCGGGATGAACATGTATAGGTATGAGCTGAAAGCCCTCCGCAAATCAGGCGCAGGCTGGACCTGTGCCATGATCGCACTCGCTGCGCTGTTTCTGATCATATATCCGGGTATGGTGAGCGATGCGGCTGATTTCACCAAATTGCTCGAGGGTTATCCCGCTTCTGTAAGGGCGATGCTCGGAATTAACCTGGACTACCTAACATCTGTTCCCGGCTTTTATTCAATGGTGTTTGTCTATATTGCATTATGCGGAGCCATTCAGGCTATGCATTTGGGCGCTTCTATACTGTCAAAAGAATCACGGGAGCGCACGGCCGACTTTCTCCTTGTTAAGCCTGTCTCACGGTCCAGCATCGTCAGCGCCAAGCTGCTCGCAGCCTGCACGATCATACTAGCCACCGAGCTTGTCTTTTTCGTGGTAGCAGCCCTTATAGCTAGTGCAGTTGCCAGTGCAGATTTTAACCTTCATCTGTTCTTCATGCTCAATCTGCCGCTGCTGTTCCTCCAGCTGATGTTTCTGGCCCTCGGCCTGGCAACTTCCGTCTTCTTCAGCAGACTCAAAAATGTGCTGCCGCTTACGCTTGGCGTCGTTTTCGGACTGTACCTGGCCGGCGTCTTGCTGGCTGCGGGATCAGAGGGGGATGCCGCGCGGTATCTCTCACTGTTTCAGTATTTTGACAGCATCTATATTATTGAGCATAAAGCCTTTGAGCTGCAGTATGTGATGGCCGGTGCGCTTATGGTTGCAGCTGCGGTATCCGTAAGCTACCGGGTCTATATCAAAAAGGATATTCATGCCGTGTAGCCGGCTGAGAATGATCAACGCTTGGGAGGTCAGTTAATGAATATGTTTTGGAGAGAGCTGAAGGCGGGCCGCAAAGCATTGATCATCTGGAGTCTATGCATGTTTTTACTCGTGGCCAGCGGGATGGGCAAATACACCGCCTACTCCGCGGGAGGAGCAGGCAGTGAGGTTTTTAAACAGATGCCTTCAACTGTAAAAGCACTTCTGGGCATCGGCACGCTGGAGGTTACGGTCATGAGCGGATTTTTCGCCCTGCTTTTTCTGTATATTGAGCTCACTGCTGCCATCCATGCTGTTCTGCTGGGAAGCAGCATCGTCGCTAAGGAAGAGAGGGATAAGACTGCCGAGTTCCTGATTGCCAAACCGGTCTCCCGGGCCGCTATCATAACAGCTAAACTGCTTGCTGCACTACTCCAGATTGCAGTTCTCAATCTCGTTACTTTGGTTTCTTCATTTATCATGGTCTCCGCATATAACGAGGGGAAGAATATATCAGGTGAGATCGCCCTATTCCTGCTTAGCATGTTCATTGTGCAGCTGATCTTCCTGTCGCTTGGCGCTGTGCTGGCAGCCGGTATGAGCAATCCGAAAAGCTCGGGAGCTGCCGCAGCCGGAATTCTGGTTGGTTCATTTGTGATCTCCAAGGTTACGGATTTAGCGGATCAGCTCGCTGTGCTGAATGTGCTGTCACCTTTTAAATACTTCAGCTATAACCGGATAGTGGAGGGAGGCGGGCTTAGCATTGGGATCCTGGTGCTTTCTATTCTGCTGGCTGGTATGTTCGCAGCGTTAACTTACTTCTTTTACGGGATGCGGGAGGTGCGGTTTTAATAGGAAAGAAGATTCTACAGAACTGCCGGCGATTTAATGCAATCTTATAATGAAAAGAACAATTATAAGATTACCCCTTAGACTATTAACTATCTTTACATAATAAAATGACAAGAGAATGGAATGGCTGCTTCTACAAAGCAATCATTCCGTTTTTTATGTCCGAAATGTCTCCAATTCTTTAGCTTACGGTATTGCAACGGAGTCATCTGTTCATGCTGCCCTTTATACCCTGGAGAAAAGTACGGTCCTTGCCCATGCGGCGAAAAGACGGGATAATGGTCTGTACGGCCAGATTTTTTCTCGGCTTGCCCTCAGGCAAAATAATGATTAAAGGAGTGCAGCAATGATTTATTTGAGGAGCTTCACACTTTCTGATCATACGAGCAGTAACCCGAATATTTATCCGGATCATGTCTTCAGACACATGGCTGGTGAGGTGTTTGTGTTTGACCGGATTACTGTGCTCTACGGCGGTAACGGCAGCGGTAAATCCACTTTGCTGAATGTGATCTCTAACAAGCTGGGAATGAACGGAGCCGAAAAGCTGGCCAGCCAGTTTAGCCTGTTTGCCCAGCAGTTCCTTGATTTAAGCAGCTTCCGGCTAGGCCTGAATGAGCGGGAGCATGAGATCAGCGGGTTGCCCGAAGGCAGCAGGTACCTGAAATCCGAGGATATTCTATATGAGATTAAGAAGATCCAGCAGGCTGCTGTGCTGCGTGAAGGGCTGCTGCATGAGCAGAGGAGCAAAGGGATGAGCAAGGCTCAGGCGCAAGAGTATGAGGCATCGTACAGGTTTAAGCAGAAGCTGGAGAATATTCAATTCTCACAGGAAAAATACTCCAACGGGGAAACATCCCTGCAGTTCTTTGAAGATACGCTGCTGCCCGGACAGCTGTATCTGCTGGATGAGCCGGAAACGTCGCTTTCTCCGTCCAACCAGATCCTGATGGCAGAGCGGATCAATGAGCTGGCCCGGTATTTTGACAGCCAATTTATTATTGCTACTCATTCTCCTTTTGTGTTAGGCACACTGCATGCCAAAATATATAATCTGGATGCCCGGCCGCTTCAGACAGCGGAGTGGTATGAACTGGATAATGTCCGCTTCTTTCAGCAATTTTTTAACAAATACAAGCATTTGTTTGATAAGGGGGAGTTAGAGAAATGAATACTATGCGGGATGGAGTGGAGAAATGTCTAGCAAAGCACTGCGGCCAGCCATCTTGCTCGGCTTGATTCTCTTGTGCGGTTGTTCCAGCACCAGTACTCATAATGTAACACAGCCTGAACAGGCTGGTGCTTACTATGTAGCAGCCGATGGGGATGACAATAACCGCGGGACGATTGATTTACCTTGGGAGACACTGCAGCATGCTGCGGATCTTGCCGCCCCTGGCAGCACTATCTATATTAGAGAAGGTGTGTATCACCAGAAGCTGCATATCACAAACGGCGGATCGGAAGATGCCGGTCCGGTTATATTCTCCGCTTATTCCGGGGAGACAGCCATTCTGGATGGCGAAGGCCTGGCTGTGGACGGGCTGGAAGGACTGATCGAAATCAATAATGCCAGCTATGTGACCATTCAGAACCTCGAAATCCGCAACTATCAGACAGCGGACAATGGTGAAGTTCCGGCAGGTATATATGTACACGGGTCCGGTCAGTCTATTTCACTGCTTAATAACCGTATCCACTCCATAGCCAATACAGCCGCACCTGAAGGAGAGGATCTTTCCGGCAGGGATGCTCACGGCATAGCCGTGTATGGTACAGAAGCGGAGGAAGCATTAAGTGACCTGACGATTGACGGCAACGAAGTGTATGATCTGGTGCTCGGTTCAAGTGAGGCGGTGGCTGTGAACGGCAATGTGGACTCTTTTGCGATCACAAACAACAAGATTCATGACAATGATAACATCGGGATCGACATTATCGGCTTTGAGGGAACAGCAGGAGACGAAGCAGTGGATCAGGCACGTAACGGAATGATAAAAGGGAATGAAGTATACGGGATATCGTCCAATCATAATCCATCGTATGGCGCTTCCTTGCCTAATGGCAACTATTCGGCCGGGGGAATTTACATAGACGGGGGCAGATCCATTCGTGTTGAGAAAAATCGCGTGTACGATAATGACATCGGCATTGAGCTTGCATCCGAGCATAAGGGAAAGCTGACCCGTGATATCACGGTCCAGGACAATCTCGTCTACCGCAACCGGCTGACTGGAATTGCCATGGGCGGTTATGACGAAGACCGTGGAGGCACCAGCGACAGCAAGGTTATACTTAATACCCTTTACCAAAATGACCTGCTGGAAGGTGGAGGCAACGGGCAGCTGTACCTGCAGGCTAATTTAAGCAGGAATACTATTACAGATAATATCCTCGTGGCCGGTGAATCCGGTGTCCTGATCAGCAACGACTATACGAGCAGCAGTGAGAACACGGTTGATGGCAATCTTTATTTCGCTGAAACCGGGGCGGATGAAGCCATCTGGGTTTGGAAAAAGCAAGAATATGCAGGCTTCAGCGCCTATCAGCGGGGAACAGGGAATGACCGCAGCTCGTTATTTGCCGATCCGCAGTTTGTGGACGCAAGCGCAGGCGATTTCCGGCTGCAGCCGGACTCCCGGATTGTCAATGGAGGCTCAGCCGGTGCCAAAACAGATTAATCGGTATGCCAGTTGTT contains these protein-coding regions:
- a CDS encoding DMT family transporter, with product MKEQTLSQGTPKGISKFSDPLVVTLVASLCCLLWASAFPTIKLGYIAFGIMPEDTASKFVFAGYRFILAGLLLLILFSLTGKGKPKLTGRQLAGLSGLGLAQTGLQYMFFYVGISHTTGVKGSIMNATATFFSVVLAHFLYKNDKLSKNKIIGCLLGFVGVIIVNFQSNLLELSFSFKGEGFIIVAAFIFSITAIYAKRLTATIDVLIVTGASLFTGGLLLILLGLLLGGSVTHFTLASTGYLAYLVILSSAAFCLWNMLLKYNKVGKVSVYNFLIPVFGALLSALLLGETVMELKNLAALLLVSIGIYLVNRVSAR
- a CDS encoding MerR family transcriptional regulator yields the protein MKTYTINEAAKHFNLTPHTLRYYDKEGLMPFLERTAGGKRIFKDSDLDSLKIIECLKASGMPIKEIKHFIEWCSEGDATLQIRYDMFLERKASVEAQMEELKKTMEVIEHKCHYYKTALESGTEDIHKN
- a CDS encoding NAD(P)-dependent alcohol dehydrogenase; amino-acid sequence: MIQVNARATFNPEGPFKLTTIERRELQPHDVLIEIKYAGICHSDIHTARGEWGPVKYPLVPGHEIAGIVSQVGSDVTKYAVGDRVGVGCMVDSCGECSSCHKGEEQYCLHGNTGTYGATDRHGHYTQGGYSTHIVVTENFVVRIPDNIPLDAAAPLLCAGITTYSPLRHWEAGPGKKVAVVGLGGLGHMAVKIAHAMGAEVTVLSQSLKKKEDGLKLGADHYYATSDENTFKELAGSFDLIINTVSAQINIDAFLSLLALDGTLVNVGAPADPLAVNAFSLIGHRRSFAGSMIGGIRETQEMLDFCAEHNIASEIEVISASQIDEAWERVLASDVRYRFVIDISTMGQA
- a CDS encoding ABC transporter ATP-binding protein; this translates as MSVIEMNMLTKHYGKSRGITDVNLSVEEGEIFGFIGPNGAGKSTAIRTLLGLIYPTRGSAAIFGKSCTEHPEIRMELGYLPSEVFYYDNMKVIDLLKYSASFYKKDCTKRIFELAEIMDLDLKKKIDDLSFGNKKKVGIVQGLLHEPKLIILDEPTSGLDPLMQQKFFDLLGEENRKGATIFFSSHILSEVQKMCSRVAFIKEGEIIKLEKMSTLQENSYKKISIEGFSGINKEVLEMSGVSKLEINGTEAAFIFKGNINTIMQRLAAIELRNISIEEPDLEEIFMHYYVKEE
- a CDS encoding ABC transporter permease subunit; translated protein: MNMYRYELKALRKSGAGWTCAMIALAALFLIIYPGMVSDAADFTKLLEGYPASVRAMLGINLDYLTSVPGFYSMVFVYIALCGAIQAMHLGASILSKESRERTADFLLVKPVSRSSIVSAKLLAACTIILATELVFFVVAALIASAVASADFNLHLFFMLNLPLLFLQLMFLALGLATSVFFSRLKNVLPLTLGVVFGLYLAGVLLAAGSEGDAARYLSLFQYFDSIYIIEHKAFELQYVMAGALMVAAAVSVSYRVYIKKDIHAV
- a CDS encoding ABC transporter permease subunit encodes the protein MNMFWRELKAGRKALIIWSLCMFLLVASGMGKYTAYSAGGAGSEVFKQMPSTVKALLGIGTLEVTVMSGFFALLFLYIELTAAIHAVLLGSSIVAKEERDKTAEFLIAKPVSRAAIITAKLLAALLQIAVLNLVTLVSSFIMVSAYNEGKNISGEIALFLLSMFIVQLIFLSLGAVLAAGMSNPKSSGAAAAGILVGSFVISKVTDLADQLAVLNVLSPFKYFSYNRIVEGGGLSIGILVLSILLAGMFAALTYFFYGMREVRF
- a CDS encoding AAA family ATPase; this encodes MIYLRSFTLSDHTSSNPNIYPDHVFRHMAGEVFVFDRITVLYGGNGSGKSTLLNVISNKLGMNGAEKLASQFSLFAQQFLDLSSFRLGLNEREHEISGLPEGSRYLKSEDILYEIKKIQQAAVLREGLLHEQRSKGMSKAQAQEYEASYRFKQKLENIQFSQEKYSNGETSLQFFEDTLLPGQLYLLDEPETSLSPSNQILMAERINELARYFDSQFIIATHSPFVLGTLHAKIYNLDARPLQTAEWYELDNVRFFQQFFNKYKHLFDKGELEK
- a CDS encoding right-handed parallel beta-helix repeat-containing protein; the protein is MSSKALRPAILLGLILLCGCSSTSTHNVTQPEQAGAYYVAADGDDNNRGTIDLPWETLQHAADLAAPGSTIYIREGVYHQKLHITNGGSEDAGPVIFSAYSGETAILDGEGLAVDGLEGLIEINNASYVTIQNLEIRNYQTADNGEVPAGIYVHGSGQSISLLNNRIHSIANTAAPEGEDLSGRDAHGIAVYGTEAEEALSDLTIDGNEVYDLVLGSSEAVAVNGNVDSFAITNNKIHDNDNIGIDIIGFEGTAGDEAVDQARNGMIKGNEVYGISSNHNPSYGASLPNGNYSAGGIYIDGGRSIRVEKNRVYDNDIGIELASEHKGKLTRDITVQDNLVYRNRLTGIAMGGYDEDRGGTSDSKVILNTLYQNDLLEGGGNGQLYLQANLSRNTITDNILVAGESGVLISNDYTSSSENTVDGNLYFAETGADEAIWVWKKQEYAGFSAYQRGTGNDRSSLFADPQFVDASAGDFRLQPDSRIVNGGSAGAKTD